The proteins below come from a single Oerskovia jenensis genomic window:
- a CDS encoding heavy-metal-associated domain-containing protein, which translates to MATNEYQVTGMTCGHCELSIREEVGQVAGVEDIQVSAQTGRLVVTGPVDDAQVLAAVEEAGYSAVRSA; encoded by the coding sequence ATGGCCACGAACGAGTACCAGGTGACGGGCATGACGTGCGGGCACTGCGAGCTGTCGATCCGCGAGGAGGTCGGACAGGTCGCCGGGGTCGAGGACATCCAGGTCAGCGCGCAGACGGGACGGCTCGTCGTGACGGGACCCGTCGACGACGCGCAGGTCCTGGCAGCGGTCGAGGAGGCCGGCTACTCGGCGGTGCGTTCGGCATGA
- a CDS encoding MFS transporter → MSTHPPLSPAKRWLGLALIATAQFVVIMDTSIIGVALPDIQRDLGFTPESLSWVFNAYVVAFGGLLLLGGRLADAFGARKIFVLGWLVLIAGSILAGAAGTIGLEIAGRAIQGAGSAMIAPAALTLLMMLFGGTRDLPKAFAVYGAAAPVGGSAGVFLGGVLTEYASWPWVFYVTVPIALFVLAFTASTLPRTERKASGSIDITGALTVTAGLAAVVYAVVNAPEIGWLTLPTLGALAAGIVLLVIFFVIQARSRNPLLRLGLLRAPQLGAANGAQLMLGAAWVSMWFFLNLYLQQVLGASAFAAGAALLPMTGLVVLVMLALAPRLQERFGAKSLIVTGLLLLAAGLVWLSFVRPDGSYAVDVLPASLLAALGMSLAFVPSLGTAINAAPAAETGVASGLVSTSYQIGSALGLAALTAIVYVVSGVEPSKVELTQAYSAAFVGAGILALVGAIVTAVAMSRPRVPAAASDASIGR, encoded by the coding sequence ATGTCTACCCATCCACCACTGTCGCCGGCGAAGCGGTGGCTCGGCCTGGCGCTCATCGCCACGGCGCAGTTCGTCGTCATCATGGACACGTCGATCATCGGCGTCGCCCTCCCGGACATCCAGAGAGATCTCGGCTTCACGCCCGAGTCGTTGTCCTGGGTGTTCAACGCCTACGTGGTCGCCTTCGGCGGCCTGCTCCTGCTGGGTGGACGGCTCGCCGACGCCTTCGGCGCCCGGAAGATCTTCGTGCTCGGCTGGCTCGTCCTGATCGCCGGGTCGATCCTGGCGGGCGCGGCCGGGACCATCGGGCTCGAGATCGCGGGCCGCGCGATCCAGGGTGCCGGTTCCGCGATGATCGCACCGGCCGCACTGACCCTGCTCATGATGCTCTTCGGCGGTACGCGTGACCTGCCGAAGGCGTTCGCCGTCTACGGTGCGGCCGCGCCGGTCGGCGGCAGCGCGGGAGTCTTCCTCGGCGGGGTCCTCACCGAGTACGCGAGCTGGCCCTGGGTCTTCTACGTGACCGTCCCCATCGCGCTCTTCGTGCTCGCCTTCACCGCGTCGACGCTCCCGCGCACCGAGCGCAAGGCCTCGGGATCGATCGACATCACCGGAGCGCTCACCGTGACGGCAGGGCTCGCCGCCGTCGTCTACGCGGTCGTCAACGCCCCGGAGATCGGATGGCTCACGCTTCCCACCCTCGGCGCCCTCGCCGCAGGCATCGTCCTGCTCGTGATCTTCTTCGTCATCCAGGCGCGCAGCCGCAACCCTCTGCTCCGCCTCGGGCTGCTCCGCGCCCCCCAGCTCGGCGCAGCGAACGGCGCCCAGCTCATGCTCGGTGCCGCCTGGGTCTCGATGTGGTTCTTCCTGAACCTGTACCTGCAGCAGGTCCTCGGCGCCAGCGCCTTCGCCGCGGGCGCCGCGCTCCTGCCGATGACCGGGCTCGTCGTGCTCGTCATGCTCGCGCTGGCACCCCGGCTCCAGGAGAGGTTCGGTGCGAAGTCGCTCATCGTGACCGGTCTGCTCCTGCTCGCCGCCGGGCTCGTGTGGCTCTCGTTCGTCCGCCCCGACGGCAGCTACGCCGTCGACGTCCTGCCCGCCTCGCTCCTGGCCGCCCTGGGGATGTCCCTCGCGTTCGTCCCCTCGCTCGGCACGGCCATCAACGCCGCGCCCGCAGCCGAGACGGGCGTCGCGTCGGGGCTCGTGAGCACCAGCTACCAGATCGGGTCCGCTCTCGGGCTCGCGGCCCTCACGGCCATCGTCTACGTCGTCTCCGGGGTCGAGCCCTCGAAGGTCGAGCTCACCCAGGCGTACTCGGCCGCGTTCGTCGGGGCAGGGATCCTCGCCCTGGTCGGAGCGATCGTCACCGCGGTCGCGATGTCGAGGCCGCGCGTGCCCGCCGCTGCGTCGGACGCCTCGATCGGGCGCTGA
- a CDS encoding universal stress protein, with the protein MSTPRLLLAYDGSPNAQSAMQTVAGLFPGATAVLLYARQPMEGFAAHLEGHPALQELQGLDAAALDVSERIASDGAQLARDLGLVAEPHVSSTMATAAEAIVEAAEELDVDLIVLGSRGRRGLRATLLGSTSASVLHHATRPTLVIPSDAVALARRNSRVSTDVG; encoded by the coding sequence ATGTCCACACCCCGCCTGCTCCTCGCCTACGACGGATCGCCCAACGCGCAGAGCGCGATGCAGACCGTCGCCGGCCTCTTCCCCGGCGCCACCGCGGTCCTGCTCTACGCCCGCCAGCCCATGGAGGGCTTCGCCGCACACCTCGAGGGCCACCCCGCGCTGCAGGAGCTGCAGGGTCTCGACGCCGCAGCCCTCGACGTGTCGGAACGGATCGCCTCCGACGGTGCACAGCTGGCCCGCGACCTCGGGCTGGTCGCCGAGCCCCACGTCTCCTCGACGATGGCCACGGCCGCCGAGGCCATCGTCGAGGCCGCCGAGGAGCTCGACGTCGACCTGATCGTGCTCGGCTCCCGGGGTCGGCGCGGCCTCAGGGCGACCCTGCTCGGCAGCACCTCGGCCAGCGTCCTGCACCACGCCACGCGCCCGACCCTCGTGATCCCCTCGGACGCGGTCGCGCTGGCCCGCCGCAACAGCCGCGTCTCGACCGACGTCGGCTAG
- a CDS encoding carboxymuconolactone decarboxylase family protein, with protein sequence MPRLSRLTPETAVGASKDLLAELVDRHGTVGDMVSTMAVSPAVLGGYLQLSRAMRRAKLDRRTSELVSIAVQAQQGCGLCLASHVGAARALGAGEDEIALAHDGWSAEPALAAIVEFGVQVYREPTSITDEQVEALRGHGYSDREIADVVGVVALNVLTGAFNLVAGLTPGTPSATPTS encoded by the coding sequence GTGCCTCGACTTTCCCGCCTGACCCCGGAGACTGCCGTGGGCGCCTCGAAGGACCTGCTCGCCGAGCTCGTGGACCGCCACGGCACCGTGGGCGACATGGTCTCGACCATGGCCGTCTCCCCGGCGGTGCTCGGCGGATACCTGCAGCTCAGCCGTGCCATGAGGCGTGCCAAGCTCGACCGCCGGACCAGCGAGCTCGTCTCGATCGCCGTCCAGGCCCAGCAGGGCTGCGGCCTGTGCCTCGCGTCGCACGTCGGGGCGGCTCGCGCCCTCGGAGCCGGTGAGGACGAGATCGCGCTGGCCCACGACGGGTGGTCCGCCGAGCCCGCCCTGGCCGCGATCGTCGAGTTCGGCGTCCAGGTGTACCGGGAACCGACGTCGATCACGGACGAGCAGGTCGAGGCCCTCCGGGGCCACGGCTACAGCGACCGCGAGATCGCCGACGTCGTCGGCGTCGTCGCGCTCAACGTCCTCACCGGTGCGTTCAACCTCGTCGCGGGGCTCACGCCCGGGACCCCGTCGGCGACGCCCACGTCCTGA
- a CDS encoding rhomboid-like protein — MTDGPPGATTPTHLVRHALADLWATVRRADLAIVYCSVVLLVAVVLWFLPEGTRDQVYEDTSTNLANLRDRPISVLLASAFVISSPSEVLLVLQLLVVLAYAQRFVGRLASLAVGFMGHVGATVFTAVVLTTGIFHGFVNPSVATVDDVGVSYVMATVMGFLSVFVPRRWRWWWVAFVVVYWVGPGLVARNFTAVGHTTALVIGLTVAFVAGRTRQAGGWSGDVPGRSRKARRVGGPD, encoded by the coding sequence ATGACGGACGGCCCGCCGGGAGCCACGACCCCCACCCACCTCGTGCGCCACGCGCTGGCCGACCTGTGGGCCACGGTCCGCCGGGCGGACCTCGCGATCGTCTATTGCTCCGTGGTGCTGCTCGTCGCCGTCGTCCTGTGGTTCCTGCCCGAGGGCACGCGGGACCAGGTCTACGAGGACACGAGCACCAACCTCGCGAACCTGCGCGACCGCCCGATCTCGGTGCTGCTCGCGAGCGCGTTCGTCATCTCCTCGCCGAGCGAGGTGCTCCTGGTGCTCCAGCTCCTCGTGGTCCTGGCCTACGCCCAGCGGTTCGTCGGGCGGCTCGCGTCGCTCGCCGTGGGGTTCATGGGGCACGTCGGCGCGACCGTCTTCACGGCCGTGGTCCTGACGACCGGGATCTTCCACGGATTCGTCAACCCGAGCGTCGCCACGGTCGACGACGTCGGCGTCAGCTACGTCATGGCGACCGTCATGGGCTTCCTGAGCGTCTTCGTCCCCCGCCGCTGGCGCTGGTGGTGGGTCGCGTTCGTCGTCGTGTACTGGGTGGGGCCGGGGCTCGTCGCGCGGAACTTCACCGCGGTCGGGCACACGACCGCGCTCGTCATCGGGCTCACGGTGGCGTTCGTCGCGGGCCGGACCCGGCAGGCGGGCGGGTGGTCGGGGGACGTCCCGGGGCGGTCGAGGAAGGCTCGACGGGTCGGCGGACCGGACTGA
- a CDS encoding aldo/keto reductase, which yields MLDPHTPVPFVLGALPFGSLVDRASSYAVLDRFREAGGRHLDTANNYVQWEQGATGDESEAFLAEWFRDRPGARDEMVVATKLGARSDPARRGGFPADMEGLSRPAIRAAIEGSLRRLGAERVDLLYAHVMDPETPLDETVAALAELVDDGLVGALGCSNHDLETLSAAHRIADDLEVPGYSAVQQRFTYLRPVAGTDFGVQQVAGPEMLGYLADRSGCTALGYSPLLSGAYARRERVPAAYRSADSEARLRAVDQVAAELGVSAVQVVLAWMVGRDQPVVPVLGVSRVEQLEECLAAAALRLDAEQLTMLDRAGVVLADA from the coding sequence ATGCTCGACCCGCACACCCCTGTCCCGTTCGTGCTCGGAGCACTGCCTTTCGGCTCCCTGGTGGACCGCGCGTCCTCGTACGCGGTGCTGGACCGGTTCAGGGAGGCCGGCGGTCGGCACCTGGACACGGCGAACAACTACGTCCAGTGGGAGCAGGGGGCCACGGGCGACGAGAGCGAGGCGTTCCTGGCCGAGTGGTTCCGTGACCGGCCCGGGGCTCGCGACGAGATGGTGGTCGCCACCAAGCTCGGTGCCCGCAGCGATCCTGCACGACGCGGCGGGTTCCCCGCTGACATGGAAGGGCTGTCGCGCCCGGCGATCAGGGCTGCGATCGAGGGCAGCCTGCGCAGGCTCGGCGCGGAGCGGGTCGACCTCCTGTACGCGCACGTGATGGATCCCGAGACCCCTCTCGACGAGACCGTCGCCGCCCTGGCCGAGCTGGTGGACGACGGCCTGGTCGGTGCACTGGGCTGCAGCAACCACGACCTGGAGACGCTGAGCGCGGCGCACCGGATCGCCGACGACCTCGAGGTGCCGGGCTACTCGGCGGTGCAGCAGCGCTTCACCTACCTGCGGCCGGTGGCAGGCACGGACTTCGGGGTGCAGCAGGTCGCCGGCCCCGAGATGTTGGGCTATCTCGCCGACCGGTCGGGCTGCACCGCACTGGGGTACTCGCCCCTGCTGTCCGGAGCCTATGCCCGACGGGAACGCGTGCCGGCCGCCTATCGGAGTGCCGACTCCGAGGCGCGGCTGCGCGCGGTGGACCAGGTGGCGGCCGAGCTCGGGGTGTCGGCGGTGCAGGTGGTGCTGGCCTGGATGGTCGGGCGGGACCAGCCGGTGGTCCCCGTGCTGGGGGTCAGCAGGGTCGAGCAGCTCGAGGAGTGCCTGGCCGCGGCGGCGCTCCGGCTGGACGCGGAGCAGCTGACCATGCTCGACCGTGCAGGCGTGGTCCTCGCGGACGCCTAG
- a CDS encoding FBP domain-containing protein, with protein MNPLSEKQIRASFVNASRRESSQLTLPSDLADLRWDRLDYLGWVDRKAPLRAYVVLPVDDTLVGLALRAPEGTASRRRAVCAWCEDVIATDDVSLYVVRRAGAAGRNGDTIGTLICTEFGCSKNVRRKPTIVEAGQDPAGLVERRIEGLRERSVKFAREVLREV; from the coding sequence ATGAACCCCTTGTCCGAGAAGCAGATCCGCGCGTCCTTCGTGAACGCCTCACGGCGCGAGTCCTCGCAGCTCACCCTCCCGTCCGACCTCGCGGACCTCCGCTGGGACCGCCTCGACTACCTGGGCTGGGTCGACCGCAAGGCGCCGCTGCGCGCCTACGTCGTCCTGCCCGTCGACGACACCCTGGTGGGCCTCGCGCTGCGTGCCCCCGAGGGCACGGCGTCACGCCGCCGCGCGGTGTGCGCGTGGTGCGAGGACGTCATCGCGACCGACGACGTTTCCCTGTACGTCGTGCGCCGGGCCGGTGCAGCCGGTCGCAACGGCGACACGATCGGCACCCTGATCTGCACCGAGTTCGGGTGCTCGAAGAACGTCCGTCGCAAGCCGACGATCGTCGAGGCCGGCCAGGACCCCGCGGGGCTGGTCGAGCGGCGCATCGAGGGACTGCGCGAGCGGTCCGTGAAGTTCGCGCGCGAGGTCCTGCGCGAGGTCTGA
- a CDS encoding VOC family protein, which yields MLSLENATYLVHDLDDAIAFFTGALGFTLRQDETFESGWRRVVVSPGDDAVPGTGLVLALAASDDARARVGRPVGDEVAFFLRTDDFAAQHARMLAHGVRFLEEPRHEAYGTVAVFQDLYGTPWDLIQPPSA from the coding sequence ATGCTGAGCCTCGAGAACGCCACGTACCTGGTGCACGACCTGGACGACGCCATCGCCTTCTTCACCGGCGCGCTCGGATTCACGCTGCGCCAGGACGAGACGTTCGAGAGCGGGTGGCGGCGCGTCGTCGTGAGCCCGGGGGACGACGCCGTCCCGGGCACCGGGCTCGTCCTGGCCCTCGCGGCGTCCGACGACGCCCGCGCCCGCGTGGGCAGGCCGGTGGGCGACGAGGTCGCGTTCTTCCTGCGGACCGACGACTTCGCGGCCCAGCACGCCCGCATGCTCGCGCACGGCGTGCGGTTCCTCGAGGAGCCTCGGCACGAGGCGTACGGGACGGTCGCGGTGTTCCAGGACCTGTACGGCACGCCGTGGGACCTGATCCAGCCGCCGAGCGCCTGA
- a CDS encoding PhzF family phenazine biosynthesis protein yields MTPQPRPRPFSQVDVFTTTPYRGNPVAVVRDAVGLEDAQMAAFARWTNLSETTFLLPPSPEGAAAGADYRLRIFTPAGELPFAGHPTLGSCHAWLAAGGTPREPGVVVQECGIGLVPLRRSPASDLTDRPDGGASPGGRLAFAAPDLLVDEPVDLSTLAAITRALGLEARDVVDHRFLDNGPGWRVLLLGSAEKVLALDPDFTGLGDLAIGVVGPYTALGDGRYDGPDGAAVEVRGYALDMGIPEDPVTGSLNAVVAQWLQPDGLLPAEYVASQGTALGRAGRVHVTRATGTADEGEGGDTVWVGGDAVTCIDGTVLL; encoded by the coding sequence GTGACCCCACAGCCCCGTCCTCGCCCGTTCTCGCAGGTCGACGTCTTCACGACGACCCCCTACCGGGGCAACCCGGTCGCGGTCGTGCGCGACGCCGTCGGGCTGGAGGACGCGCAGATGGCCGCCTTCGCCCGCTGGACCAACCTGTCCGAGACGACGTTCCTCCTCCCGCCCTCCCCCGAGGGCGCGGCCGCGGGCGCCGACTACCGACTGCGCATCTTCACGCCAGCGGGCGAGCTGCCGTTCGCCGGGCACCCGACGCTCGGCTCGTGCCACGCGTGGCTCGCCGCGGGCGGCACGCCGCGCGAGCCGGGGGTCGTCGTCCAGGAGTGCGGGATCGGGCTGGTCCCGCTGCGCCGCTCCCCCGCGTCGGACCTGACCGACCGGCCCGACGGCGGAGCCTCCCCGGGCGGCCGGCTCGCCTTCGCGGCTCCCGACCTCCTGGTGGACGAGCCCGTCGACCTCTCGACCCTCGCCGCGATCACGCGCGCGCTCGGGCTCGAGGCCCGCGACGTCGTCGACCACCGGTTCCTCGACAACGGGCCGGGCTGGCGCGTCCTGCTGCTCGGCTCGGCCGAGAAGGTCCTGGCCCTCGACCCCGACTTCACGGGGCTGGGCGACCTGGCGATCGGCGTCGTCGGGCCGTACACCGCGCTCGGGGACGGGCGCTACGACGGCCCCGACGGCGCCGCGGTCGAGGTGCGCGGCTACGCGCTCGACATGGGCATCCCCGAGGACCCCGTGACGGGCAGCCTCAACGCGGTCGTCGCGCAGTGGCTCCAGCCGGACGGCCTGCTGCCCGCCGAGTACGTCGCGAGCCAGGGCACGGCGCTCGGGCGGGCCGGGCGCGTGCACGTGACACGTGCCACCGGGACCGCCGACGAGGGCGAGGGCGGCGACACCGTCTGGGTCGGTGGCGACGCCGTGACCTGCATCGACGGGACCGTGCTGCTCTGA
- a CDS encoding MFS transporter — protein MSGNLAVGRARWSLMALFALFGIVGTSWMTRLPSIREALGVSSAQLGLILIVGAVGALFAVMSTGAVVARFGSRRTLAAATVVNLVALLLVAWGTATGSVGVFAVGAFTNGISGALMNVPINLNGAMVEQRVGRAILPHFHAAFSIGAGAGALVGAAFSWAQIHIAVQLVVITTLVAIARVFLIAPATVFAPERQAATGADDRLAVAAPSARGRSDATDEVAAEVADAPAGSAAEPAAAHGVTDEATPRPAGRRGAGLRNALSAWREPRTLLIGLVLLAASLSEGSAGNWLSISMVDGFAVREAVGAMAYGTFVAAMTVFRFAGTGLIDRFGRVTILRASGVSALVGLLLFGLAPGLPLAWFGIVLWGCGAALANPIAIAAASDDPLRAPGRVSVVTSFISFGQLTAPPVLGLLADAIGGRHALLTITVATVLSIVLAGWVKPLPQPSRILVADRA, from the coding sequence ATGTCAGGAAACCTTGCAGTCGGTCGCGCCCGCTGGTCGTTGATGGCGCTCTTCGCCCTCTTCGGCATCGTGGGCACGAGCTGGATGACGCGACTGCCCTCGATCCGCGAGGCGCTCGGGGTCTCCTCGGCACAGTTGGGTCTGATCCTCATCGTGGGCGCGGTCGGTGCGCTGTTCGCCGTCATGTCCACGGGCGCGGTCGTCGCCCGGTTCGGGAGCCGCCGGACCCTCGCCGCGGCCACGGTCGTCAACCTCGTCGCGCTGCTGCTCGTCGCGTGGGGCACGGCGACCGGGAGCGTCGGCGTCTTCGCGGTCGGCGCGTTCACCAACGGCATCAGCGGCGCCCTGATGAACGTCCCGATCAACCTCAACGGGGCCATGGTCGAGCAGCGCGTCGGCCGCGCGATCCTCCCCCACTTCCACGCGGCCTTCTCGATCGGCGCGGGCGCGGGCGCGCTCGTCGGGGCCGCGTTCTCCTGGGCGCAGATCCACATCGCGGTCCAGCTCGTGGTCATCACGACCCTCGTCGCGATCGCGCGCGTGTTCCTCATCGCACCCGCGACCGTGTTCGCCCCCGAGCGCCAGGCCGCGACCGGTGCGGACGACCGCCTGGCCGTCGCGGCGCCGTCGGCCCGCGGGAGGAGCGACGCGACCGACGAGGTGGCCGCCGAGGTGGCCGACGCTCCGGCCGGCTCCGCGGCGGAACCCGCTGCGGCGCACGGCGTCACGGACGAGGCGACCCCGCGCCCGGCCGGGCGCCGCGGGGCGGGGCTCCGCAACGCCCTGTCCGCGTGGCGCGAGCCACGAACCCTCCTCATCGGCCTGGTCCTCCTCGCCGCGTCCTTGTCCGAGGGGTCCGCCGGCAACTGGCTCTCGATCTCGATGGTCGACGGCTTCGCGGTGCGCGAGGCGGTCGGGGCCATGGCCTACGGCACGTTCGTCGCCGCGATGACGGTCTTCCGGTTCGCCGGGACCGGGCTCATCGACCGGTTCGGCCGCGTCACGATCCTGCGGGCCTCGGGCGTCTCGGCGCTGGTCGGGCTGCTCCTGTTCGGCCTGGCCCCCGGGCTCCCGCTCGCCTGGTTCGGCATCGTGCTGTGGGGCTGCGGAGCCGCGCTCGCCAACCCGATCGCGATCGCCGCGGCCTCGGACGACCCGCTGCGGGCTCCGGGACGCGTGTCGGTCGTGACCTCGTTCATCTCGTTCGGCCAGCTCACCGCGCCGCCCGTCCTGGGGCTGCTCGCCGACGCGATCGGCGGGCGCCACGCCCTGCTCACGATCACGGTGGCCACCGTCCTGAGCATCGTGCTCGCCGGCTGGGTCAAGCCGCTGCCGCAGCCGAGCAGGATCTTGGTGGCCGACCGGGCGTGA
- a CDS encoding LytR/AlgR family response regulator transcription factor, translating into MIRIGVVDDEPASRDIVLGHLDRFQVENDVTFDVRTFSDGRELVTGYRPDFDILFLDVQMNDLDGLDTARHIRTLDSQVVIVFVTNMAQYAIQGYEVDALSYLLKPVPWFAFSQELRRSIDRVRRSGADTLMLTVNGALARVDLLDVVYIESIKHRVIVHAVDRTYAFTGALKTFEADLADKGFFRSNSCYLVNMRHVTAVDQNTCVMRGGDELQVSRPRKRAFLDALADHVGGRVA; encoded by the coding sequence ATGATCCGCATCGGCGTCGTCGACGACGAGCCCGCGAGCAGAGACATCGTGCTCGGTCACCTCGACCGGTTCCAGGTCGAGAACGACGTGACGTTCGACGTCCGCACGTTCTCCGACGGCCGAGAGCTCGTCACGGGCTATCGGCCCGACTTCGACATCCTGTTCCTCGACGTCCAGATGAACGACCTCGACGGGCTGGACACCGCCCGGCACATCCGCACGCTCGACTCCCAGGTCGTCATCGTCTTCGTCACGAACATGGCGCAGTACGCGATCCAGGGCTACGAGGTCGACGCGCTGAGCTACCTCCTCAAGCCCGTCCCCTGGTTCGCGTTCTCCCAGGAGCTGCGTCGTAGCATCGACCGCGTCCGGCGCAGCGGTGCGGACACCCTCATGCTCACCGTGAACGGTGCGCTCGCCCGTGTCGACCTCCTCGACGTCGTCTACATCGAGAGCATCAAGCACCGGGTCATCGTGCACGCCGTCGACCGGACGTACGCGTTCACGGGTGCCCTCAAGACGTTCGAGGCGGACCTCGCCGACAAGGGCTTCTTCCGCAGCAACAGCTGCTACCTGGTGAACATGCGCCACGTCACGGCAGTCGACCAGAACACCTGCGTCATGCGCGGCGGCGACGAGCTGCAGGTCAGCCGGCCGCGCAAGCGCGCCTTCCTCGACGCCCTCGCCGACCACGTCGGCGGACGCGTCGCGTGA
- a CDS encoding sensor histidine kinase: MIQEVLAETAREVLPDIPRGFTAFAEWSACLVYILLLRKRFTPPILALLLGLGLGLLWAVQSFAGELPISLWTFGMALAVAAVYSVVVLCADVSAREAGYFTARAFVLAELVASLHWQLYSYAVDQGFTGLGVQAGLVVLVYGTAFTTAYVIERRHFPPDQQLEVDRRGLLSAAAIAAVTFLMSNVSFVSSNTPFSAQFGPEIFYIRTLVDLAGYVALYAQQGQRLELQRAVEVEAMNRMLRSQHEQYLQSKRNIDIVHRKYHDLKHFVTAIRTENDPAAKASYLDQLEESIRGYGAQVETGNPVLDTILTSKTAQCAELGITLTCVVDGAALSFMDPMGLSALFGNALDNAIESTAKLADSENRLVRVAVYTQGALVLVRFENYHLGDLDFDDGIPRTTKRDALNHGYGLRNMRQVVEGYGGSLTVRTESDWFVVRALIPVPEGRRSRPQDHELEALGPPDSSGY, translated from the coding sequence GTGATCCAGGAGGTCCTGGCAGAGACCGCCCGCGAGGTCCTGCCCGACATCCCCCGCGGCTTCACGGCCTTCGCCGAGTGGTCCGCGTGCCTCGTGTACATCCTGCTCCTGCGCAAGCGGTTCACCCCGCCCATCCTGGCCCTGCTGCTCGGCCTGGGGCTCGGACTCCTGTGGGCCGTCCAGTCCTTCGCCGGTGAGCTGCCGATCTCGCTGTGGACGTTCGGCATGGCCCTCGCGGTGGCCGCGGTCTACAGCGTGGTCGTGCTGTGTGCCGACGTGTCGGCACGGGAGGCCGGGTACTTCACCGCCCGGGCCTTCGTGCTCGCCGAGCTCGTCGCGTCCCTCCACTGGCAGCTCTACAGCTACGCGGTCGACCAGGGGTTCACGGGCCTCGGGGTCCAGGCGGGGCTGGTGGTCCTGGTGTACGGCACGGCCTTCACGACGGCCTACGTCATCGAGAGGCGCCACTTCCCGCCCGACCAGCAGCTCGAGGTCGACCGGCGCGGGCTGCTGAGCGCGGCAGCGATCGCCGCCGTCACGTTCCTCATGAGCAACGTGAGCTTCGTGAGCTCGAACACACCGTTCAGCGCGCAGTTCGGTCCCGAGATCTTCTACATCCGCACCCTCGTCGACCTCGCCGGGTACGTCGCTCTCTACGCCCAGCAGGGCCAACGGCTCGAGCTCCAGCGCGCGGTCGAGGTCGAGGCCATGAACCGGATGTTGCGCTCTCAGCACGAGCAGTACCTGCAGTCCAAGCGGAACATCGACATCGTCCATCGCAAGTACCACGACCTCAAGCACTTCGTCACCGCGATCCGGACCGAGAACGACCCGGCGGCCAAGGCGTCCTACCTCGACCAGCTCGAGGAGAGCATCCGGGGGTACGGCGCACAGGTGGAGACGGGCAACCCCGTGCTCGACACGATCCTCACGTCGAAGACCGCGCAGTGCGCGGAGCTCGGGATCACCCTGACGTGCGTGGTCGACGGCGCAGCCCTGTCCTTCATGGACCCCATGGGCCTGAGCGCGCTCTTCGGCAACGCGCTCGACAACGCGATCGAGAGCACGGCGAAGCTCGCGGACTCCGAGAACCGGCTCGTGCGCGTCGCGGTCTACACCCAGGGCGCGCTCGTCCTGGTGCGTTTCGAGAACTACCACCTGGGCGACCTCGACTTCGACGACGGCATCCCCCGGACCACCAAGCGTGACGCGCTCAACCACGGATACGGACTGCGGAACATGCGTCAGGTCGTCGAGGGGTACGGCGGGTCCCTCACGGTGCGCACCGAGTCCGACTGGTTCGTGGTGCGAGCCCTGATCCCGGTGCCCGAGGGGCGCAGGTCGCGACCCCAGGACCACGAGCTGGAAGCCCTGGGCCCGCCCGACTCGTCGGGGTACTGA